DNA from Eucalyptus grandis isolate ANBG69807.140 chromosome 5, ASM1654582v1, whole genome shotgun sequence:
TCGGCTTTTGGTGTACAGGCTCGTTGTTCGAGCTAGTGTAGAAGAACGTATATTGCAACTTGCCAAGAAGAAATTGATGCTTGATCAGCTTTTTGTAAATAAATCTGGATCTCAGAAGGAGGTGGAAGATATACTCAGGTGGGGTACAGAAGAGCTTTTTGGTGATTCTTCCAACGGTGGCAAGGAGTCTTCAGATAATGATAACGGCAAAACTGAGCCAATGCTAGATGCAGAGCATAAGCATAGGAAGAGAGCTGGTACTTTAGGAGATGTTTACAAGGATAAATGTGCAGACGGCAGCAACAAGATTGTATGGGATGATAATGCAATACTGAAGTTGCTTGACCGTTCGAATCTTCAGGATGGATCCACTGAGTGCACTGAAGGAGAGAATGATATGCTCGGTTCAGTGAAGGTGGGTTATTTTGCTTAATTGCTTGAGTTTTGAACACCTCTATGTGGATTTTTTTGCTGTTTGCAACTTTATGAACTCAATATTTTATATGTACCTTTTTCATGCAAAAGTAatgattaataaattaaaattctgcCATTTCAGAACTTATGGTGTGACACCTTTTTGGAGAATAGCACAATTTTCTCTTTGAGTAGAACTTGGGTCTAGtggcttttattttcttttgttggttggGAAGGGGTTGGGTGGGGGAGAGAGGTTGTCTCTCAGTGATTTGTAGCGTGAATCTTCTAGTAGGTAAGAAGTTAATTTAAAACATAATTGCGTAGTTTGTGATTTGATTTAAAACGTAAGTGGGAATGATGAATAACTGCATCAGGAATCtgcaatgaaaaatgtttctcCGCACATAATTTGTTAGATTTTATGATTGTCCAAAAAGCAGGCTTGAATTTGAAGGTTTTCAATGACTTCGCCATTCTTATGTGTTGTCTGTCATTACTTTCACATTGCTTATGCATCTTATGTAGTTGTGGCGAACTTTCAGGTACTGTAGTTAACAGCATTGTTGAAGTTTTCTTGATCTGGGTGCTCTTTTAATGTATTTCACTTCAATAAGTTTAATGGAATTTTCGCTAAATAATATCGTGTAATTTGTCGAGATAATTTTCTCCATGTTTACATATCAGTCCCTTGAATGGAACGATGAGCTAATGGAAGAGCGCGGGGAAGGCGAATCACCTCCTGTTTTGAGCGAGGATGTATGTGTTGCAAACTCTGTGAAGAAAGAGGATAGTGTTGTTACTGTTCCTGAAGAAAATGAATGGGACAGACTTCTCCGAGTGAGGTAATACAgggttaattttcaaatttttttttcctccttacCCATTCTTATTTGCCTCTAATATTGTCCAATTCTTCAAAGAATGGTGGCATGATTGTTGAGCTTAGCTTTTTTCATTGGGacggaataattttttttttctttctaattagATAGGAATGTATATGTTTGGGAGCCAAAACGTTTGGACCAGGTCCAGCAACAAATGAAATTGAGGCATCTCTCCCCTTGTCTTGTAGAGGTCTTTGACTTTCTATGAGTGCCCTTTAATCAGCTTCTGCTTCTATCTCATGGTTTATTTCTTCATCCTTCTGATAAGGGTGTTTCTTCAGTTATTGGGAATAATTTATAATTCTCACTCTCTGTGAAGTTGTAATTAGTGATTAAATGATCATTCTTTAGTGCTGGGATCATTGTTGATGTGAAAACTATAATGCTCTTGTGACCTTCTGCACTTTGAATCCTTTTCTTATATGTCCTGCACTTACGTTATGTCAATTATAACCTGACCTTTGCTCTCTGCAATTGCGTTAATCCAGTGATGTCACTAAACTTTGTCATGGTGATGTGAATGGCTTGAAATGGGTGGTGATTGCTGAGGTGATAGCTGTTGCCCTTTTGGTTGCTTTGAAGAAATAACCCCGTAGTTATCGTATGCTAGATTATCAATACttatcatttggaaaaataaggAATGGAtgctttctcattttctttggttGGAGGAATAAATCCTTTATCAGAATGACTGTTCTGTAACTATAAATAAGGAGAAAATATGGGCCTCCATCTTTCAAGATTCTTGCTCTTAATGCTTTTTATGATCACTTGTGTTTTGTAGATGGGAAAAATATCAAAGTGAGGAGGAAGCAGCTCTTGGTCGGGGAAAGCGTGTCAGAAAAGCTGTTTCTTACAGGGAAGCATATGCAGCACATCCAAGTGAAATGGCCAACGAGGTATTTTATCTGAATTGCCTTCTCCTATGCTTGTTAGGGCTGGAAACTTTAGAATAAGAGTGCACCTGATGCTGTTAAATATTGACCAAGGGATTATGATGGTGATCTAATGGTTAGTTCTTTGATATGCTGAAGAAACTCTCTCTGTTGTGCTGAAGAGCAACTTCATGGATCCACTTTTAAATCCCTTTGTCATTGTTCTTTATATATTCTGGGTCCCGGGAGTTGAAATTTGGATTATGAAGTTGCAAATGtctctccttttttaatttgttattattcCACTAATGAAGGAAACACTTGTACCGAGGACTCATGCATTGAACATACAGCTTATTTTCCTCCATAATTTTTGTGCATGCATGAGTTTGCTTTCAAATTCCTGTTAAAAGATatgttttttctcttcatcttgTCCTAATGTCCCTTTTAGGTTGAATTGCTGACATCCTTGAAGGTGGGATACTGGTctatattttgagtttttcactGAGTATATTAAGCTATTTGATCCATTAGACAATTTATggacaataaaatcaaatttgttcCTGATCTCAATGGTGCTGAGGTTTTCATGCATTGACTTGCACTTATATAGCgtcataatttaattatttgtcgGTTTACCTTTGAAACATAAAGCAGAGTGGTGATGAAGAGGAACGGGTACCAGAGCAAGAGCCAGAACGGGAGTATACACCTGCTGGACGTGCTCTAAAGGAAAAATAGTAAGTGCCACAATTCTCTATGTTTTTCTTCTCAGTGTAAGTTTTTTGCTGCTAAATCAGTTGATGAAGGGATGTCAATGCTAATTACTACTTGTCTTTGTTGTTCATGGTTGTGGATGGCGAAATTTAAACTTTGAATTTCTTTTGATGCAGTGCTAAGCTCCGTGCTAGACAAAAAGAACGCCTTGCTAGAaggaatcaaattgaagaatcTCAGCCCAGTGGGGGGCCGTTGGGACCTGAGGGAACAATTCAATGTCCACCTGATGTTCAAAATGGTAATGAAGTAGCTGGTTTTATTCAAACCAGCCAGGGCACTTTCTCGGTAATTGACTTGGACAATGACAAATCAGATGGTACGAAAGCCGAGCACCCAAGTCAGAAAACAAATGTTCATTCAGATCCTTCTTTTAGTCCTTTAAGCCGCCCTCCAGACATACTTCCGCTCCACCAACATGATGGCCAACATGAAGGCACAGTCTATCCAAGCTCTGAGTCTGACAAATTGTTACCAGTTCTAGGACTCTGTGCACCAAATGCTAATCAGGTTGAGTTATCACGTAGGAATTCTACGCGACCAAATGCTAGACAAAGTAGACCGGTTGGTCTGGAATTCCCGTTCAGTCTGGCTCCATTCTCTGGTAATTTGATGGGTACACATCTGAAGGGTTTGGAACCAACACTGGACAGATTAAAGGTGCCTGATGGCCCTGGAGAAGTTTCACAATTGCATCCTGTGAGTggaattttgagaaattgacaCTTTCTACCTTATACAACCTACCCTCACCCCTCTCCTGTCCTTCCCCCCTCCTCTTCTCACACATGCTAAttaatttcatctttcttgccCTCTCTGTCCATAGCTTTTGATTTTAGTGCTTGTTTGCTTGCAGTATCCTCCAGCACCTCTCCATGACTCTGGTCGGCTGGAAAACGCTGGGGTCAATTCCTCTGATTTTCGGGATATGATGATGACACCTAAATACGTGGAGGAGACGCTGATGCCCAGATTCCAAGTTCCAGCTAAAGGTGTACTTCCACAACATGACTTCTTGCCAACATTATCACTGGGAAGTAGGGTTGAAGCTGGGCGTGAGTCTATTCAAGATTTCCCACCAATTCCCCCACTGCCACATTTCAAATTTCCTCCACAGGATGTGGCTAGATATGGTCATCAGCGAGAAAGAGAAACGGTGCCCTCTTTGGGGTTGAATCAAATGCCTACATTCTCATCAATTCCGGAAAACCACAGAAAGGTGCTTGAAAATATCATGTTGAGAACTGGCTCTGGGTCTAGTAACCTGCATAGAAAGAAGTCCAGAGTTGATGGCTGGTCCGAGGATGAACTTGATTTCCTTTGGATTGGTGTCCGGAGACATGGACGTGGAAATTGGGATTCCATGCTCAGAGACCCTAGGCTGAGGTTCTCAAAAAACAAAACTCCAGAAGATTTGTCGGCTAGATGGGAGGAGGAGCAAGTCAAGCTTTTTGATGGATCATCTCTCCCCATGCCAAAGCCCACTAGACCATTGAAACCTGGAAAATCCTCATCATTTCCAGGATTCACGGATGGGATGATGACGAGGGCCTTGCAGGGAAGTAAACTTGCTATGCCTCCAAAGTTTCAGTCGCATTTGACCGACATGAAGTTAGGTTTTGGCGAGATGGGTCCTCCTTTGCCTCCCTTTGGTGCTTCTGATCAACTAAGTCTTCAAAATGAACACTTAGCAGCTCTTCTACCTCATAATAACCCTGACAAACTTCGGGAGACTTTTGTTCGCCGTTATTATGGCGGGCCTTCTGATTTGCCTGGGACTTCACTCAGCATGCCTTTTGAGAAGCCATTTATGCCAAACTGCTTTGGCTCTGGCATGGGTTCGGTGGGTGTGGTTGGCTCAAGTAGCTTCCAGCCTAGGGATGATGAGCAGATTCCGTATCCGAAGTTGCCTGGTCTCTTGGGTAAACCTCTGAATATGTTACCTGAATTGAGAAATAATTATGGGGGTGAATCAAGCGGTATGGTCTTGTTGCCTGACCCTGATAAGCTTGTAAATCATCAGTTCCATTCTAAAGGGAAAGAAGTAATAGATGAGGGTGCTTCTAAGAAAAATTTACCCCATTGGCTCCGAGAAGCTGTGACTGCTCCTCCACCGGCACCAGATCCTGAGCTGCCACCCAATGTATCCGCAATAGCTCAGTCAGTGAGACTGTTATATGGGGAAGATAAGCCTACCATTCCTCCTTTTGTGATACCAGGTCCTCCTCCTTCTCGACCGAAGGATCCAAGACTCAttcttaaaaagagaaagaagtcGGAGCAAATGCGGCCCATCCAGGCAGAACTCCAGGAGAGCAGGCAACTCCCTCCGCGGAATCTCTTAGGTGATGATGCTGCTTCAAGTTCTATCCCTCTGGTCCCTGAGCTTAATGCATTTCCACCATCGGTGGCCACAATGCCTGATCCTGCTCAGAAGGAGGCTTCACTTAACGCGTCAACTTCAGCAATGCATCAACCTTCAAAGGAGAAAATGAATGCAGAACTGTCTCCATCGTCTGAAGTACTTAAGCTGGTCGCATCCAGCATTGGTCCGGGTCAACAGCTTGCCCTTTTTCTGCCCACGAAAAGCTTAGATCTCACTGGAAGTGATGTATCCTCAATGAAACACAGTCTTGACCCCGCAGGCAATTCTGAACCAAATCATGCTGGAGGCAAGGAGCAACCACATCCCGTCGATGGGCTTGCTGATCCCCAGAAATTAGGCCAGCCTGAAAGTGGGAATTCTTTCGGTAAGACTCGGTCAGTTCTTTCTCGGACTGATCATCTTGATGCAGAGGAAGTCTCGTCTGAGGAGACTGTTTCGGATCATCCCGAGAGTGACAATGATCCATAAATTCAAGGCAGGAGAGTGACAAACTATGGAAATCACAATTCTTTCGTGGGACTGGAAGCGTTAGGGTGCTTTGCAGATGGTGACATAAATTCTTTTCTTGTAGACTTTGAGCAGTGACGGTGAGCAATGAAACCGCAAAGATAGGGACAATTAGCCAAATTAGGACATCTCTGTGTAAAGCTTTTGTTATAGAAAATGAGATTATAGTGTTAATCGCTGTACATTCCTCTTACTCAAATGTTGCAGGTGCTAGATTAGCATAAAGATCAGGCAAATTCTTCGTCGGACTGTTACCGGTAAGTTTTGTAGCTCTAATGAGACCAGAGGAAAGAGCTCTGTTAGTGCAGGCATTTAACCAGAGTGAGGTTGCTGAGTGGCTTCGTCCACTACATCACTCTTGAATCAAGTCAACTGGTgcatttatctttcttttcttctcttgcctTGTTCTTTCTCCTTCCGTGCCATTTATTCCAATTTAAAAGACCCAATCTCCAATCCCACGCCAGATAAAAAGATCCCACGAGATGAGGATGAACCTCGTGTCATCAAGGAATCAGTTTTCACGCTAGACTGAGGGTACTCCACTCCCCACAAGGTTCATATGAAATATGGTAAAGGTGCCTGGACTTTGTTCGTAGGTGATTCAACAAACTATCCCTTTCAGTTAGAACATCCAATTGTGATCTTATAACCTATACAACGGCTTCTGTTAGCAATCCCAATCGAACGTCCGATTGATGTCATGTCAATGCGCATTCACCGTCGTAAGCATGTATGGATCTAACCAATCTTACCGATCTTTTCAatcataaaggaaaatgaagatgaccAGTCTCTTTTCCAACTAGTCATTGACCATTGCACTGTCAAAATACAAACATGGCCAGAAAATGTAAACGGgaataccaaaaagaaaaaaataaaataaaagaaagaaaaaggaatgggGGGAAGGCGTAAAGCAAAACTTGGATCTTCGAGAGCCTAGACTAGTGAGAAATGGCAATCTGTCTCGGGTTCGCGGCGATGCTTCTCGAGTTCGCCATTACAAACCTCGATGAAAAAGCATAGAACCGGTAATAATCTTCGTCTTCCTGATTCAACACGCTTCCCTTACCACTCCCATCAAAGTTGAGAGAATAGCTCAGCGGATCATACAAGCACTGGAACGAGCTCTGCCTGTTCTTATTGTTGTGGCGCAGCAACATCTTGTTCCACTTCTTCAGCTTCACCGCAAGCTTCGTGAGGCAACAACAGCTCGACCGCGTCGGTGCTTCATCGCTGCTACTAGCAGCACAGGATGAGGGCGACAGTGATGAAGACGCAGCAGCAGCACTCCTCGAAACCGAAACACCGCCCATGGTGGCCATCGCGGCGGTGTTCTTTTCTTCACCGCCGGTGCTTTTGGCTGAGGACATTGTCTTTAACGTCATCttggtcactctctctctctctctctctgcgctaAAAGTTTCTATGAACCTTAAGCGAGAAAGAAAGAGCATGCGCATGtatgaggagagagaagcatGGTGCCTGCATATACGGGTGCATATATACTACCATATAGTCAAGGGTCGGTGTAACTTTTGATTCGTTCGATAAATATTCAAatcactttctttattttctattcGGGATTTGAATAGGGTCAGTTCTTGCTGCactattttttctattctttagGGGTTTTATACTTTCCTTTCAGTATTATAAACCAGCTAGGAGAGAGCTATAGCCAGTAGCCAAAGCCCAAAGCATGAAGTTTTTGGACGTTGGTTTCCATGCAAAGCCAAAAAGCGTCGTGCGTATCACTTGAGATACCCAGTTGCGCTTGCAGCATCGGCATGTGATTCGGCAGTAAACAGTGTACGGATATTGGTCTAATTAAGAGTAATTTATCTCATCAACCCCAGCCAAAAGACCAAGAAAAGTATTAAAGAAAGATGACGAGAAAGTTTGGACCACAGGGGCGGGTTAAATCATGTTTATctgcattatttatttattttttcccctgGTCAAACCTGAGTCAAACtctaagagaaaaagaaaaagaaactaggtTTCTTGGTCCTTTTCGAAGAAAAGATTACAAGGTTTTAGAAAACTATCTTCCGGTTCAACACAGCTTGATTGCGAAAAGCTAATAGGAATCGGCAATGGTCCAATCACTTTACTAGCTTGCAGCctttttattttactcaaattgttatagatttagatattttattattaattttttttttatgacagaGGGCTTATTTTAGGCGTATATATTATGGAGGTTTTGAAATATCTCATTAATCCTAAAGGTAGATTGACATCAATTGAAATCTGGGTAAGTGTGTCGAATAATAAACATATATCATAATGTTCCGGTTATGACTTGTCGTCTCACGTGGCATAATATCATATCGGTAATTTTCTTGTGAAACATAGAAGAACTGTATTGGTATTTCACACAATAtgttagaattaaattgacaaaattggaaacTTTAGGTAGAATTTGGTATTGGTGtaatatatttaggattgattggacAAATTTCACTTGTAATGCACGATAATAATTGTAGAATCTATAATAATGATACTAACTAGTTTTTCCGTTAGGTCACTATCTTAGAAAATGCTTTAATCTCGATCGGTGGAAGGGCATAATCTCCCAACACTAatttaaaattcagaataatttttctaaagaaGTCCTTGAAATCTCTTTTATTAGTTGGAGAGGCATTTTCAAGTTGTCTCATCACACACAATTGACAGTTGTTggtaagaatattcttgattatCAGTTATGTGGGAATAAAATGTCGATGTGATGCATGATTGTTAGGTACCAATCGAAGATGCTCTTATAGCCTCCAATCAAAATAATGTTCGTTGCAATCTGTTGTCtgattgtgccaatttagaTGCTGACATTTGGATAAGACAACCTTAGCATTGGACTTAAATGTATCGA
Protein-coding regions in this window:
- the LOC104429803 gene encoding uncharacterized protein LOC104429803, which codes for MTLKTMSSAKSTGGEEKNTAAMATMGGVSVSRSAAAASSSLSPSSCAASSSDEAPTRSSCCCLTKLAVKLKKWNKMLLRHNNKNRQSSFQCLYDPLSYSLNFDGSGKGSVLNQEDEDYYRFYAFSSRFVMANSRSIAANPRQIAISH